One region of Polaribacter pectinis genomic DNA includes:
- a CDS encoding T9SS type A sorting domain-containing protein yields MTKKISPNFLRRLIVLIIFSKSLTFFSQNVDVSIIVDWNQWSTENKIELYSPTDIKLLTIVHPNGYSAGSSSDVYDAILPSTPLNISVNDNIPAESGYYVILYDRYGDGWNSNGNMSITIDGVANSFTFDGNFSTSATNSEITQTEYFAVNKTIVLDDASFSYSKNSYCGADSNPTPTITGENGGTFSSTSGLSLNSSSGQINIAASTIGNYVVTYTTTNPDQNSSTKNISITSEDVATFSYPTSRVNKNDLDLLPTTTGQSGTYSSTSGLDINSSTGVIDVSDSTEGTYTVTYTTNGSCPITITDSVTIINEAFPGVSQYQNSSKKYIEYIPGTMPIIISAPHGGRLQPSELPTRSCGTNEMDDNTDVLIKEIQKKCFDQFGAYPYIIVNRLHRRKLDPNRNESVATCGNSTAKIYFDAFHGFIDQASTDINNKFGKGLYIDLHGQSHSIPRIEAGYNLPSSSFDEDLNNTSTNTTELARVTIKNLIENNISNSTFEDLIRGENSFGGIMQVTGGIQYANLGYAGCSRTEGYRTVPSNIGNGNQGSCDDTNPGSNSYFAGDYYSNIRHGSGDTSTNNSVVQGGGTVKGGGGTIDGIMTEVNRRVRDLGSVYSSTYGVSDGNSPTIPYFSRDYAKVIEKFIDVHYNDFSNFTFTENSYSIHGLDPTPTINGISGGTFSSTSGLSINSSTGKIDLSASTQGTYMVSYTAPNVGEYYKKEFQITINDAAVTNEFIANSGNWSDSNNWSLTRLPITIDIVSIPVGKTANLNLENVFVNNISVAGVLNINAGKSITVTENLTTTGTTKIKSNATSSGSLIVNGTVTGNISYDRYIKDNTSWYLISSPVENQDIDLFANATPLLAGSGNNRSLSSYNNVTPGWDYYQNGTTTSGNFTIGKGHSIRISSAGNITFTGDLKTDDVEKEVKVGTNGWNLIGNPFPSFLNLNDPANSVNNIIDINFNVLQSGFKAIYFWDTASATYKPFNNASDAKYISPGQGYFVRVSSDGIIKMNENMQNHKSENLFMRGESERFEIKLKMNNGTLEKNTDIKYINGTTTGLDDGYDAGLFSGSSTSFALYTHLVAENDGTKYALQALPDSDFNSMIVPVGINAIANSEITFSADILNIPNGLKVYIEDKELNTFTRIDETNASYKVELSSDLNSGGRFYIHTTTETLSITNDIVKENIQIFKTGKRILTINGLEQGKSKVKVYNTIGKEVFNTNFSNQLSKEIILPKLTSGIYFIQLESNSKKINKKIILE; encoded by the coding sequence ATGACTAAAAAAATTTCCCCTAATTTTTTAAGACGTTTAATTGTCTTAATTATTTTTTCAAAATCATTAACATTCTTTTCACAAAATGTAGACGTATCAATAATTGTAGATTGGAACCAATGGTCTACAGAGAATAAAATTGAGTTATATTCTCCTACAGATATAAAACTTCTTACTATTGTACACCCAAATGGTTATTCAGCAGGATCATCTAGTGATGTTTATGACGCTATATTACCATCAACACCATTAAATATATCTGTAAATGATAATATACCAGCAGAATCTGGCTATTACGTAATTTTGTACGATAGATATGGAGATGGTTGGAATAGTAATGGTAACATGTCTATAACTATAGATGGCGTTGCTAATTCTTTTACTTTTGACGGTAATTTTTCTACAAGTGCAACAAATTCAGAAATTACACAAACGGAATATTTTGCTGTAAACAAAACTATTGTTTTAGATGATGCTAGCTTTAGTTACTCCAAAAATAGTTATTGTGGTGCAGATTCAAATCCGACACCAACAATTACAGGCGAAAATGGAGGAACATTCTCTTCAACTTCTGGGTTAAGTTTAAATAGTTCTTCAGGGCAAATAAACATTGCTGCTTCTACAATTGGTAATTATGTAGTTACATATACAACAACAAATCCTGATCAAAATAGTTCAACAAAAAATATATCAATTACAAGTGAAGATGTTGCAACTTTCTCATATCCAACATCAAGAGTAAATAAAAATGATTTAGATTTATTACCAACAACAACAGGCCAAAGTGGTACTTACAGTTCTACTTCTGGTTTAGATATTAATTCTTCTACAGGTGTTATAGATGTTTCTGATTCTACAGAAGGTACATATACTGTTACATACACAACTAATGGAAGTTGCCCAATAACAATAACAGATTCTGTAACAATTATAAATGAAGCTTTTCCTGGAGTATCACAATATCAAAATAGTAGTAAAAAATATATTGAATACATTCCTGGTACAATGCCAATTATTATTTCTGCACCTCATGGAGGAAGACTACAACCTTCAGAATTACCAACAAGAAGTTGTGGAACCAATGAAATGGATGATAATACGGATGTTTTAATTAAAGAAATTCAGAAAAAATGTTTCGATCAATTTGGGGCATATCCATATATTATTGTTAATAGATTGCATAGAAGGAAATTAGATCCTAATAGAAATGAAAGTGTAGCTACTTGTGGTAATTCTACAGCCAAAATATATTTTGATGCTTTTCATGGTTTTATAGACCAAGCAAGTACAGATATTAATAACAAATTTGGTAAAGGTTTGTATATAGATTTGCATGGTCAAAGTCATTCAATACCTAGAATTGAGGCAGGTTATAATTTACCTAGTAGTTCTTTTGATGAAGATTTAAATAATACTTCAACAAATACAACAGAGTTAGCAAGAGTAACTATTAAAAATCTTATTGAAAATAACATAAGCAATTCAACTTTTGAAGATTTAATTAGAGGTGAAAATAGTTTTGGAGGAATCATGCAAGTTACTGGAGGTATACAATATGCTAATTTAGGTTATGCAGGTTGTTCTAGAACTGAGGGTTATAGAACTGTACCAAGTAATATTGGAAACGGAAATCAAGGTTCTTGTGATGATACAAACCCTGGAAGCAATTCTTATTTTGCTGGAGATTATTACAGTAATATTAGACATGGTTCTGGAGATACTTCTACTAATAATTCTGTTGTACAAGGTGGTGGAACTGTAAAAGGTGGTGGAGGAACCATAGACGGAATAATGACAGAAGTTAACAGAAGAGTAAGAGATTTAGGTAGTGTATATTCTTCAACTTACGGTGTTTCTGATGGAAATAGCCCAACAATACCTTATTTTTCTAGAGATTATGCAAAAGTAATTGAAAAATTTATAGACGTACATTATAATGATTTCTCTAATTTTACTTTTACTGAAAATTCATATTCTATTCATGGTTTAGATCCAACTCCTACAATTAATGGAATTTCTGGTGGAACTTTTTCTAGTACTTCTGGTTTATCAATAAATAGTTCTACTGGTAAGATTGATCTTTCTGCATCTACACAAGGAACTTATATGGTTTCTTATACTGCACCAAATGTTGGTGAGTATTATAAAAAAGAATTTCAAATTACTATTAATGACGCAGCAGTAACAAATGAGTTTATAGCAAATTCTGGAAATTGGTCAGATTCTAATAATTGGAGCTTAACAAGATTACCAATTACTATTGATATAGTTTCTATACCTGTGGGTAAAACAGCAAACTTAAACCTAGAAAATGTATTTGTAAATAATATTTCTGTTGCTGGAGTTCTTAATATTAATGCAGGTAAATCTATTACAGTTACTGAAAACTTAACAACAACCGGTACTACCAAAATTAAGTCTAATGCAACAAGTAGTGGATCATTAATTGTTAATGGAACAGTAACAGGAAATATTTCTTACGATAGGTATATTAAAGATAACACAAGTTGGTATTTAATTTCTAGCCCGGTAGAAAATCAAGATATAGATCTTTTTGCAAATGCAACACCATTGCTTGCTGGTTCTGGAAATAATAGAAGTTTAAGTTCTTATAATAATGTTACACCAGGTTGGGATTATTACCAAAATGGAACTACAACTTCTGGTAATTTTACAATTGGTAAAGGACATTCTATTCGTATTTCTTCTGCAGGAAACATAACATTTACAGGAGATTTAAAAACAGATGATGTTGAAAAAGAGGTGAAAGTAGGAACAAATGGTTGGAATTTAATAGGAAATCCATTTCCTTCATTTCTAAACTTAAATGATCCCGCAAATTCAGTAAATAATATTATTGATATTAATTTTAATGTATTACAATCTGGTTTTAAAGCAATTTATTTTTGGGATACTGCTTCTGCTACTTATAAACCATTTAATAATGCTTCAGACGCAAAATATATTTCACCTGGTCAAGGTTATTTTGTTCGCGTAAGTTCTGATGGTATAATTAAGATGAACGAGAATATGCAGAACCATAAATCTGAAAATTTATTCATGAGAGGAGAATCTGAAAGGTTTGAAATAAAGCTTAAAATGAATAACGGAACTTTAGAAAAAAATACAGATATAAAATATATAAACGGAACAACTACAGGTTTAGATGACGGTTATGATGCAGGTTTGTTTAGCGGCAGTTCTACCTCATTTGCTTTGTATACGCATTTAGTAGCAGAAAATGATGGAACAAAATATGCTTTACAAGCTTTACCAGATTCAGATTTTAACTCAATGATAGTTCCTGTAGGAATTAATGCAATAGCAAATTCTGAAATTACATTTTCGGCAGATATTTTAAATATTCCTAATGGATTGAAGGTGTATATTGAAGACAAAGAGTTAAACACATTTACTAGAATAGATGAAACTAATGCTTCATATAAAGTTGAATTATCATCAGACTTAAATAGTGGAGGTAGATTTTATATTCATACAACAACAGAAACTTTATCTATTACAAATGATATTGTTAAAGAGAATATACAAATTTTTAAAACAGGTAAAAGAATTCTAACAATTAATGGTTTAGAACAAGGAAAATCTAAAGTGAAAGTATACAATACAATAGGAAAAGAAGTATTTAATACTAACTTTTCTAATCAACTTTCTAAAGAAATTATACTTCCAAAATTAACATCAGGAATCTATTTTATTCAACTAGAATCTAATTCAAAAAAAATAAATAAAAAAATAATTTTAGAGTAA
- a CDS encoding YceI family protein produces the protein MKKTYTVLFVAMLVFNFTACKSESKKENTNEVTTVTKKSNATFSLKKATNEVNFTAYKTTDKVAVGGQFKEVNILSGGEGNSIKEAINNTEFSIPVSSIFTKDSSRDYKIQKFFFGVMDKTKLLSGKLLIENDSIGSATIIMNGVSEKVPFTYTIKDKTFSMEATMDVNKWNAAAALASLNKICEALHTGSDGISRTWNDVALNISSTF, from the coding sequence ATGAAAAAAACATATACAGTATTATTTGTAGCAATGTTGGTATTTAATTTTACAGCATGTAAATCTGAATCAAAAAAAGAGAATACAAATGAAGTTACTACAGTAACTAAAAAGAGTAATGCTACTTTTTCATTAAAAAAAGCAACCAACGAAGTTAATTTTACAGCATATAAAACTACAGATAAAGTTGCAGTAGGTGGTCAATTTAAAGAAGTAAATATATTGTCTGGAGGTGAAGGAAATTCTATTAAAGAAGCTATTAATAATACAGAGTTTTCAATTCCTGTAAGTAGTATTTTTACAAAAGATTCTAGTAGAGATTATAAGATTCAAAAGTTTTTCTTTGGAGTTATGGATAAAACAAAATTACTTTCTGGAAAATTATTGATAGAAAACGATTCTATTGGTTCAGCTACAATTATAATGAATGGTGTTTCAGAAAAAGTTCCATTTACTTACACTATAAAAGATAAAACATTTTCTATGGAAGCAACAATGGACGTAAATAAATGGAATGCTGCTGCAGCATTAGCTTCTTTAAATAAAATTTGTGAAGCTTTGCACACAGGTTCTGATGGAATTTCTAGAACTTGGAATGATGTTGCTTTGAATATTTCATCAACTTTTTAA
- a CDS encoding acyl-CoA-binding protein, producing MDSDLDIEFKKAFEKISALKKGVAPDVMLKFYAFYKQANYGNKFSANNGLNVRSAFKFNAWVQLNGMSSDEAKKEYIALAKTILKS from the coding sequence ATGGATAGTGACTTAGACATAGAGTTTAAAAAAGCCTTCGAGAAGATTTCTGCGCTTAAAAAAGGAGTTGCACCAGATGTAATGCTTAAATTTTATGCTTTTTATAAACAAGCAAATTATGGTAATAAGTTCTCTGCAAATAACGGATTAAACGTAAGAAGTGCTTTTAAATTTAATGCTTGGGTGCAATTAAACGGAATGTCATCAGACGAAGCAAAAAAAGAATATATAGCATTAGCAAAAACAATTTTAAAATCATAA
- a CDS encoding phosphatidylserine decarboxylase family protein, with protein sequence MIRFHKEGYRIIIIAFVLSIAGILLVEKFIETSWLVITIQIIIIAFLIIILQFFRNPKRLTVLGDDTIIAPVDGKVVVIEEVEEPEYFKDKRLQVSIFMSPINVHVTRYAMSGVVKYSKYHPGKYLVAWHPKASTENERTTVVLENKTLGEVLYRQIAGALAKRIVNYAKEGDKVVQGTDAGFIKFGSRVDLFLPIGTKLNVKLGDKVNGGVQVIAEK encoded by the coding sequence ATGATTCGTTTTCACAAAGAAGGGTATAGAATTATTATTATTGCTTTTGTATTATCAATTGCAGGAATTTTATTGGTAGAAAAATTTATTGAAACTAGTTGGTTGGTAATAACAATTCAAATTATAATTATAGCTTTTTTAATAATTATTCTTCAATTTTTTAGAAACCCTAAAAGGTTAACTGTTTTAGGAGATGATACAATCATAGCACCAGTAGATGGAAAAGTTGTTGTAATTGAAGAAGTAGAAGAACCAGAATATTTTAAAGATAAAAGGTTACAAGTATCAATTTTTATGTCACCAATAAATGTTCACGTTACAAGATACGCAATGAGTGGTGTTGTAAAATATAGCAAATATCATCCAGGGAAATATTTGGTTGCTTGGCATCCGAAGGCATCTACAGAAAACGAAAGAACAACCGTAGTTTTAGAAAACAAAACTTTAGGCGAAGTTTTATACAGACAAATTGCTGGAGCTTTAGCAAAAAGAATTGTAAATTATGCTAAAGAAGGAGATAAAGTTGTGCAAGGAACAGATGCAGGTTTTATAAAATTTGGTTCTAGGGTAGATTTATTTTTACCAATTGGTACTAAACTAAATGTAAAACTTGGTGATAAAGTTAATGGAGGAGTTCAAGTGATAGCTGAAAAGTAA
- a CDS encoding phosphatidate cytidylyltransferase, protein MGNLLRRSFSGIIYVLIFVSAILFSKESYVVLTSLFGLLCIWEFSKMISFKSLVTYVFFALALFLMMKRPDSYAITGVLIITILSSLYLIYQLFSKKEILFSNDRSKLGLTIRYLIFSMSFLVLLPLYKGEYNPYLMICILVLIWVNDSFAFLVGKNIGRRKLFVTVSPKKTIEGFIGGIVFALLAALLISKYNTDFTLINWIVIAVIVSVIGTIGDLVESKFKRQANIKDSGTIMPGHGGILDRLDSLLFAAPFVYLYINFII, encoded by the coding sequence ATGGGTAACCTTTTAAGAAGGAGTTTTTCTGGGATTATTTATGTCCTTATTTTTGTTTCTGCAATTCTTTTTTCTAAAGAATCGTACGTTGTTTTAACCTCTTTATTTGGGCTTCTTTGTATTTGGGAATTCTCTAAAATGATAAGTTTTAAGAGTCTAGTAACATATGTTTTCTTTGCATTAGCATTGTTTTTAATGATGAAAAGACCAGATAGTTATGCTATAACAGGTGTTTTAATAATTACTATTTTATCTTCTCTTTACTTAATTTATCAATTATTTTCCAAAAAAGAGATTTTATTTTCTAATGATAGATCAAAATTAGGGTTAACAATTAGATATCTTATTTTTTCTATGAGTTTTTTAGTGCTTTTACCTTTGTATAAAGGAGAGTACAACCCGTATTTAATGATTTGTATTTTAGTTTTAATTTGGGTAAACGATAGTTTTGCTTTTCTAGTTGGTAAAAATATAGGAAGGAGAAAATTATTTGTAACAGTATCGCCTAAAAAAACAATTGAAGGATTTATTGGAGGTATTGTTTTTGCATTATTAGCAGCATTGTTAATTAGTAAATACAACACAGATTTTACACTTATAAATTGGATTGTTATTGCGGTAATTGTTTCTGTAATAGGTACCATTGGTGATTTGGTAGAATCTAAATTTAAAAGACAAGCTAATATAAAAGATAGCGGGACAATTATGCCCGGTCATGGAGGGATTTTAGACAGACTAGATAGTTTGTTGTTTGCTGCTCCGTTTGTATATTTGTATATAAATTTTATTATTTAA
- a CDS encoding LUD domain-containing protein — protein sequence MNFFKKLFNIPIKEDTEIQKQEVELSLDDLFVHKFLEKGGKFLYCLKKEEVTFNLKNILKENNWEEILLLDDKLSSFLNKKEAKTTKNFKSEAPVFTTCEHLIADSGDILFSSNQLKSTKLFELSENFIVYATTSQLVKDTGEGLTGIKINRKENLPTNISSVKNYNVNNNDDNFLNYGNNNSKNLYLLLLEDL from the coding sequence ATGAATTTTTTTAAAAAACTATTCAACATTCCAATAAAGGAAGATACAGAGATTCAAAAACAAGAAGTCGAATTATCTTTAGACGACTTGTTTGTGCATAAGTTCCTTGAAAAAGGAGGCAAGTTCCTGTATTGTCTTAAAAAGGAAGAAGTAACATTCAATCTAAAAAATATTCTTAAAGAAAATAATTGGGAAGAAATTCTGTTATTAGATGATAAATTGTCTTCTTTTTTAAACAAAAAAGAGGCAAAAACAACAAAGAATTTTAAATCTGAAGCCCCAGTTTTTACAACTTGCGAACATTTAATTGCAGACAGTGGAGATATTTTATTTTCATCTAACCAATTAAAGAGTACAAAGCTTTTTGAGCTTTCAGAGAACTTTATTGTTTACGCGACTACAAGTCAGTTAGTTAAAGATACTGGTGAAGGTTTAACCGGAATTAAAATCAACAGAAAAGAAAATTTACCAACCAATATTTCTTCAGTAAAAAATTATAATGTCAATAATAATGATGATAATTTTTTAAACTACGGTAACAATAACTCAAAAAACTTATATTTGCTCCTATTAGAAGATTTATAA
- the ftsH gene encoding ATP-dependent zinc metalloprotease FtsH: protein MSNSNKEKDSNAPKFKFNAYWIYGAIFLVLIAVQFFNSGDLATKSISKNEFTEVLEDNDISKIVVVNNNIAQIFIKEEAIKKERYQKLVNSTFYRKGTFLYEYNFGDLQNFENDVEKIRNEKDLNFDLKNESRTSMFDTIIGFLPFIILIAIWLFFMRRMSGGGSGAGGGGQIFNIGKSKAKLFDKDTKVKTTFENVAGLEGAKEEVQEIVDFLKNPEKYTSLGGKIPKGALLVGPPGTGKTLLAKAVAGEAEVPFFSLSGSDFVEMFVGVGASRVRDLFKQAAQKSPSIIFIDEIDAIGRARGKNSMTGGNDERENTLNQLLTEMDGFGTDTNVIVLAATNRADVLDSALMRAGRFDRQIYVDLPNINERKEIFEVHIKPLKLADDVNIEFLAQQTPGFSGADIANMCNEAALIAARTGKKAIHHQDFLDAVDRIVGGLEKKNKVITPKEKKVIAFHEAGHATVSWMLEHAAPLVKVTIVPRGQSLGAAWYLPAERMIVQTEQMLDEMCATMGGRAAEKIIFNKISTGALSDLEKVTKQARAMVTVYGLNDKVGNITYYDSSGNDSFVKPYSDDTAKKIDTEISKMIEAQYERAIELLENNKEKLTILAELLLEKEVIFKDDLQKIFGKRPFEEVEEKIERIIEEEVKVPPVINKTEE, encoded by the coding sequence ATGAGTAATTCAAATAAAGAGAAAGATTCTAATGCGCCTAAATTTAAGTTTAATGCTTATTGGATTTATGGTGCTATATTTTTAGTATTAATAGCCGTACAGTTTTTTAACAGCGGAGATCTAGCTACAAAAAGTATATCAAAAAACGAATTTACAGAAGTTTTAGAAGATAATGATATCTCTAAAATTGTAGTGGTAAACAATAATATTGCACAAATTTTTATTAAAGAAGAAGCAATTAAAAAAGAGCGTTACCAAAAATTAGTGAATTCTACTTTTTATAGAAAAGGTACTTTTTTATATGAATACAACTTTGGTGATTTACAAAATTTCGAAAATGATGTAGAGAAAATCAGAAATGAAAAAGACTTAAATTTCGATTTAAAAAATGAAAGTAGAACCAGTATGTTCGATACTATCATTGGTTTTTTACCATTTATTATTTTAATTGCTATTTGGTTATTTTTTATGCGAAGAATGTCTGGTGGCGGAAGCGGTGCCGGAGGCGGAGGTCAAATATTTAATATTGGTAAATCGAAAGCTAAATTATTTGATAAAGACACAAAAGTAAAAACAACTTTCGAAAATGTGGCTGGTTTAGAAGGCGCAAAAGAGGAAGTTCAAGAAATAGTAGATTTTCTTAAAAATCCAGAAAAATATACTTCTTTAGGAGGTAAAATTCCAAAAGGAGCATTGTTAGTTGGTCCTCCAGGAACAGGTAAAACTTTATTAGCAAAAGCTGTTGCAGGTGAAGCAGAAGTACCTTTTTTCTCATTATCTGGTTCAGATTTTGTGGAAATGTTTGTTGGTGTAGGTGCTTCTCGTGTTAGAGATTTATTTAAACAAGCTGCACAAAAATCACCATCTATTATTTTTATTGATGAAATTGATGCCATTGGTAGAGCTCGTGGTAAAAATAGTATGACAGGTGGAAATGATGAAAGAGAAAACACACTGAATCAATTACTAACAGAAATGGATGGTTTTGGTACAGATACCAATGTAATTGTATTGGCAGCAACCAATAGAGCAGATGTTTTAGATAGTGCATTAATGCGTGCAGGACGTTTTGACAGACAGATTTATGTAGACTTACCTAACATTAATGAAAGAAAAGAAATTTTTGAAGTACATATTAAACCTTTAAAATTAGCAGACGATGTTAATATAGAGTTTTTAGCACAACAAACTCCAGGTTTTTCTGGGGCAGATATTGCAAATATGTGTAATGAAGCTGCTTTAATTGCTGCAAGAACCGGTAAAAAAGCAATTCATCACCAAGACTTTTTAGATGCTGTAGATAGAATTGTTGGAGGTTTAGAAAAGAAGAATAAAGTAATTACACCAAAAGAAAAGAAAGTTATTGCTTTTCATGAAGCTGGTCATGCAACAGTAAGTTGGATGTTAGAACACGCTGCACCTTTAGTTAAAGTAACCATTGTACCTAGAGGACAATCTTTAGGAGCTGCTTGGTATTTACCGGCAGAAAGAATGATTGTTCAAACCGAACAAATGTTAGATGAAATGTGTGCTACAATGGGAGGTAGGGCAGCAGAAAAAATTATCTTTAATAAAATTTCTACAGGAGCATTAAGCGATTTAGAAAAGGTTACCAAGCAAGCAAGAGCAATGGTTACAGTATATGGTTTGAATGATAAGGTTGGTAATATTACTTATTACGATTCATCTGGAAACGATTCTTTTGTAAAACCATACAGTGATGACACTGCCAAAAAAATAGATACAGAAATTTCTAAAATGATAGAAGCTCAATATGAAAGAGCAATTGAATTATTAGAAAATAATAAAGAAAAACTTACTATTTTAGCAGAACTATTATTAGAAAAAGAAGTTATTTTTAAGGACGATTTACAAAAAATATTTGGAAAAAGACCTTTTGAAGAAGTAGAAGAAAAAATTGAAAGAATAATTGAAGAAGAAGTAAAAGTTCCCCCAGTTATTAATAAAACTGAAGAATAA
- the rsfS gene encoding ribosome silencing factor, with protein sequence MTKKPVNTDELIAAIIKGIDDVKGENIQLLDLREIENTVCDYFIICSGGSNTQVNAISGSVQKLVSKELKDKPWHIEGQGNSEWVLMDYVNVVVHIFQKHVREFYDIESLWGDAKITEIKPV encoded by the coding sequence ATGACAAAAAAGCCAGTCAACACAGACGAGTTAATCGCTGCAATAATAAAAGGAATTGATGATGTTAAAGGAGAGAACATTCAATTACTAGACTTACGAGAAATAGAAAATACAGTATGCGATTATTTTATAATTTGCTCTGGTGGTTCTAACACCCAAGTAAACGCAATTTCTGGTTCAGTACAAAAATTAGTAAGCAAAGAACTTAAAGACAAACCTTGGCATATAGAAGGACAAGGGAATTCTGAATGGGTTTTAATGGATTATGTAAACGTAGTTGTGCACATATTTCAAAAACACGTTAGAGAATTTTATGATATAGAAAGTCTTTGGGGTGATGCAAAAATTACTGAAATAAAACCAGTTTAA
- a CDS encoding biotin--[acetyl-CoA-carboxylase] ligase, with amino-acid sequence MKIIKLNAIDSTNSFLKDLAKNSTLENFTVVATDNQTNGRGQQETTWQSKPFKNLTFSVFIRFKNLAIQHKKYLNFAISLAVFEVLSDEKLPKLFIKWPNDILSANKKICGILIENTFIGDRIKNTIVGIGLNVNQIDFSNAIKSVTSLKIETNKDYNLDFLLKKIISKIEEKVQLLNSEKFDDLEQGYLKFLFKKNTTTMFKDSNGNLFMGIISGISKDGKLQVTLEDDLIKEFGIKEISFA; translated from the coding sequence TTGAAAATAATCAAACTTAATGCCATCGATTCTACCAATTCTTTTTTAAAAGATTTGGCAAAGAATTCTACTCTAGAAAACTTTACGGTTGTTGCAACAGATAACCAAACAAATGGACGTGGCCAACAAGAAACAACTTGGCAGTCTAAACCCTTTAAAAACCTAACTTTCAGTGTATTTATTCGTTTTAAAAACCTTGCTATTCAGCATAAAAAATATTTAAATTTTGCCATTTCTTTGGCTGTTTTTGAAGTACTTTCTGATGAAAAACTACCAAAACTTTTTATAAAATGGCCTAACGACATTCTGTCAGCTAACAAAAAAATATGTGGTATTTTAATTGAAAATACTTTTATTGGAGATAGAATTAAGAACACAATTGTTGGAATTGGCTTAAATGTGAATCAAATTGATTTCTCAAATGCAATTAAAAGTGTTACTTCTTTAAAAATTGAAACGAATAAAGATTACAATTTAGATTTTTTGTTAAAAAAAATAATTTCTAAAATTGAAGAGAAGGTTCAACTTTTAAATTCAGAAAAATTTGATGATTTAGAACAAGGTTATCTTAAATTTTTATTCAAAAAAAATACCACTACTATGTTTAAAGATAGTAATGGTAATTTATTTATGGGTATTATTTCCGGAATTTCTAAAGACGGAAAGCTTCAAGTTACGTTAGAAGATGACCTTATTAAAGAATTCGGAATTAAAGAAATTTCTTTTGCTTAA
- a CDS encoding SRPBCC family protein — protein sequence MNIEGNSVVVKKSQKEMFEFLTDLKNFEQLMPESIQKFEVDGDSFIFGLKGMPEIRLVLKDTTEYSNITLGAASSKLDFELVADIDEVDAETCEVKLDFNGKFNMMMAMMVKKPLTNFIETLSDNLEKV from the coding sequence ATGAATATAGAAGGTAATAGCGTAGTTGTAAAAAAATCTCAAAAAGAAATGTTTGAGTTCTTAACAGATTTGAAAAATTTTGAACAGTTAATGCCCGAATCTATTCAGAAATTTGAAGTAGATGGAGATTCTTTTATCTTTGGATTAAAAGGAATGCCAGAAATTAGATTGGTTTTAAAAGACACTACAGAATATTCTAATATTACTTTAGGAGCAGCAAGTAGCAAGTTAGATTTTGAGTTGGTTGCGGATATTGATGAGGTTGATGCAGAAACTTGTGAAGTAAAATTAGACTTTAATGGTAAGTTTAACATGATGATGGCAATGATGGTAAAAAAACCATTGACTAATTTTATAGAAACTTTATCAGACAATTTAGAAAAAGTTTAA